One stretch of Halobacillus litoralis DNA includes these proteins:
- a CDS encoding putative glycolipid-binding domain-containing protein, which yields MEQRVIWNHLESAGAEHLTLKKLTNHMEVRGTVLLVDQGVPHHLTYDLKLGLDWKTKKVKIYQEKETEPFVVQAENQDKWWVNGRYDENLDGATNIDLTITPFSNTLPINRVTWHIGERRTFKMVFIDVLKKEVFPLLQVYTYLGDNDGYRIFQYRCRDYETALVIDEEGWVVEYPGAFERRALLTTGDRPIGKQPQPLLANAPSSPGGFY from the coding sequence ATGGAGCAACGTGTGATTTGGAATCACCTGGAGTCTGCTGGGGCAGAGCATTTAACTTTGAAAAAGTTAACGAATCATATGGAGGTACGAGGGACGGTTTTGCTTGTGGATCAGGGAGTGCCACATCATCTTACTTATGATTTGAAGCTCGGACTAGATTGGAAAACAAAAAAAGTGAAGATTTATCAAGAAAAAGAGACCGAGCCTTTTGTAGTCCAGGCGGAAAATCAGGATAAGTGGTGGGTCAATGGAAGATACGATGAGAATCTGGACGGTGCGACAAACATCGATTTGACGATCACCCCTTTTTCCAACACATTGCCGATCAATCGTGTGACCTGGCATATAGGAGAACGACGAACGTTCAAAATGGTTTTTATCGATGTATTAAAGAAAGAAGTATTTCCCCTGCTTCAAGTGTATACGTATTTAGGTGACAACGACGGTTATAGGATCTTCCAATATCGCTGCAGGGATTATGAGACCGCTCTAGTCATTGATGAAGAAGGTTGGGTCGTTGAGTATCCTGGAGCTTTTGAACGCAGAGCCCTGTTGACAACGGGTGACCGTCCGATCGGAAAACAACCACAGCCTCTTCTGGCCAATGCACCATCATCACCTGGTGGGTTTTATTAA
- a CDS encoding ferritin family protein codes for MYRNQYGYTFNPYGYDGYFRIQNDQSLVKDVEKAINGEYGAIACYNKLADLAPTQQARQQIYEIRQDEIRHYEAFTNIYKQLTGKQPTPKITEPCPDQYRDGIEAAFVDEQKTTDFYYEIERKAQDLSIKETFRQAAADEQNHAVWFLYFHSFPQRDRSEIRQQEYGATGALSASSLTLSDMLTYAIQDEYLAQARYDDIRRVFGDIQTFVRIQEAEKRHISALNTLFTRYQVPIPSDDASQYVSTPDSVKAAYAAGVQGEIENISMYEKFLLYDLPEDVRTVFTQLRNASLNHLAAFRRGLARFEES; via the coding sequence TTGTATCGGAATCAGTATGGATATACATTCAACCCATATGGTTATGATGGTTATTTTCGTATCCAAAATGATCAGTCCCTCGTAAAAGACGTGGAGAAAGCCATTAACGGGGAGTACGGTGCGATTGCTTGTTACAATAAGTTGGCTGATTTAGCCCCTACACAGCAGGCAAGACAGCAAATTTATGAGATTCGGCAGGATGAAATTCGTCATTATGAGGCTTTCACCAATATTTATAAGCAACTGACAGGGAAGCAACCAACCCCGAAAATCACTGAGCCATGTCCCGATCAATATAGGGATGGAATAGAAGCGGCGTTTGTCGATGAACAAAAGACGACTGACTTTTATTATGAAATCGAGCGTAAAGCACAGGATCTCTCCATCAAAGAAACGTTCCGTCAGGCTGCGGCTGATGAACAGAACCATGCCGTTTGGTTTCTTTATTTTCATTCATTTCCCCAAAGGGATCGTTCTGAGATAAGGCAGCAGGAATATGGAGCAACGGGTGCCTTGAGCGCTTCTTCATTAACTCTTTCAGACATGTTGACATATGCCATCCAGGATGAATACCTTGCACAAGCCCGCTATGACGATATTAGGAGGGTATTTGGTGATATCCAGACATTCGTCCGTATCCAGGAAGCAGAGAAACGGCACATATCTGCTCTGAATACACTTTTCACAAGGTATCAAGTTCCTATACCATCCGATGATGCGAGTCAGTATGTAAGCACTCCTGACAGTGTGAAAGCAGCGTATGCTGCTGGTGTCCAGGGGGAAATTGAGAACATATCCATGTATGAAAAGTTCTTATTGTACGACTTGCCAGAAGATGTGAGAACTGTTTTTACACAGTTAAGGAACGCCTCACTGAACCACCTCGCAGCCTTCCGTCGCGGCCTTGCCCGTTTTGAAGAGTCCTAA
- a CDS encoding long-chain-fatty-acid--CoA ligase, translating to MHVPLILTEFLDRAVQLYGEKPAIIDEEWTLTYRELNARVNQLSRGLESLGVKKGDKVAYLAPNSTEMLEGFYGVFQLGAVMTPLNTRLKPTDYRFILEHSESKVLLVDHTLLPLVQEVVQDLPSIEKVIVHGDPSSEGYESWLSQFSADRFERENVEETDIASLLYTSGTTGNPKGVLLSHRSNYLHALSSMHHLKVSDQDTLLHVLPMFHVNGWGSPFYYTANGATQVMLRKTDPQLILDKVEEHKVSVLHMAPTVLNMVIGAYEEKQPSIDHDVRVVIAGSAPPPAFVRKVEEDLKWKFVQVYGMTEISPLITTSELRSMDVDRPAEERYRLKAKAGYSMIGSQVMVVDELGDEVPNDGTSIGEIVTKSNNVMEGYYKNVEATNEAIRDGWLHTGDMAVVDDGGNIEIVDRKKDVIISGGENISSIEVEAALYEHPSILEAAVVAVPDEKWGEVPHAVVVVKEGETLSEEEVILFCREKLAHFKAPKSVSFIEELPKTASGKIQKVVIRKKFWKDQNRMVN from the coding sequence ATGCATGTTCCATTGATATTGACAGAATTTCTTGACAGGGCGGTACAGTTATATGGGGAAAAACCGGCCATCATTGATGAGGAGTGGACACTGACGTACCGCGAGTTAAACGCTCGGGTCAATCAGTTATCAAGAGGGCTTGAATCCTTAGGTGTAAAGAAAGGGGACAAGGTCGCATACCTTGCTCCAAATTCCACGGAAATGCTTGAGGGATTCTACGGTGTCTTTCAATTGGGGGCCGTAATGACTCCGTTAAATACAAGGTTGAAACCGACGGACTACCGATTCATTTTAGAGCACAGTGAAAGTAAAGTACTTCTCGTCGATCATACGCTTCTGCCGTTAGTGCAAGAAGTTGTGCAAGACCTTCCTTCCATTGAAAAAGTAATTGTCCATGGAGATCCCTCCAGTGAAGGGTATGAGTCGTGGCTGTCCCAGTTTTCAGCCGACCGTTTTGAACGGGAGAATGTAGAGGAGACAGACATCGCGTCTTTACTTTATACGAGCGGAACGACGGGAAATCCTAAGGGGGTATTGTTGAGTCATCGATCTAATTACCTCCATGCTTTGTCATCTATGCATCACCTAAAGGTTTCGGATCAGGATACGCTCCTTCATGTCCTGCCAATGTTCCATGTGAACGGATGGGGATCTCCTTTTTATTATACGGCAAATGGTGCTACACAAGTGATGCTTCGCAAGACAGATCCGCAATTGATCTTAGATAAAGTAGAGGAACATAAAGTATCCGTGCTACATATGGCGCCGACCGTGTTGAACATGGTCATAGGGGCGTACGAAGAGAAGCAGCCATCCATCGACCATGATGTCAGAGTAGTGATCGCAGGTTCTGCCCCGCCACCGGCGTTCGTCCGTAAAGTGGAAGAAGACTTGAAGTGGAAATTCGTTCAGGTGTACGGCATGACAGAAATCTCACCATTGATCACTACGTCGGAACTTCGATCTATGGATGTCGATCGACCAGCGGAAGAACGTTACCGATTAAAAGCGAAAGCTGGTTACAGTATGATCGGCAGTCAGGTAATGGTCGTGGATGAGTTGGGAGACGAAGTTCCGAACGATGGAACATCCATTGGGGAAATCGTGACAAAATCAAACAACGTGATGGAAGGTTATTATAAAAATGTGGAAGCGACTAATGAAGCTATAAGAGATGGATGGCTTCATACGGGAGATATGGCAGTGGTTGATGATGGAGGAAATATTGAAATTGTCGATCGTAAAAAAGATGTTATCATCAGTGGGGGAGAAAACATATCTTCGATTGAGGTAGAGGCGGCCTTATATGAACACCCGTCCATACTGGAAGCGGCTGTAGTTGCTGTTCCAGATGAAAAGTGGGGGGAGGTACCCCATGCGGTAGTGGTAGTGAAAGAAGGAGAAACCCTTTCAGAAGAAGAGGTGATCCTGTTTTGCCGGGAGAAACTGGCTCATTTCAAAGCACCAAAAAGTGTATCTTTCATTGAAGAATTACCAAAAACTGCGTCAGGAAAAATCCAAAAAGTCGTCATTAGGAAAAAGTTTTGGAAAGACCAAAATCGAATGGTCAATTAA
- a CDS encoding rhodanese-like domain-containing protein — protein MSLLMIVTLIVGSGLFILHRYLPVSHVKKMDMSEIAAKNDGMVVPVDTRDYQTSSQDKMDHAICLPLAYLERHHQDIPQRPIVLVCSDEVEKNLAARLLKRKGYEVVGYTIPAKHQECRAMPCMIEK, from the coding sequence ATGTCATTACTAATGATTGTAACGTTGATTGTTGGATCAGGGCTTTTTATCCTTCATCGTTATCTCCCGGTTTCTCATGTGAAAAAGATGGACATGTCCGAAATAGCTGCTAAGAATGATGGCATGGTTGTTCCTGTGGATACGAGGGATTATCAAACATCATCTCAAGATAAAATGGATCATGCCATTTGTCTGCCACTGGCTTATTTAGAAAGACATCATCAAGATATACCGCAGCGTCCGATTGTTTTGGTTTGTTCAGATGAAGTTGAAAAGAATTTGGCAGCGAGACTTCTGAAAAGGAAAGGGTACGAAGTGGTCGGTTATACCATTCCTGCAAAGCACCAGGAGTGCCGAGCGATGCCTTGTATGATTGAAAAATAA
- a CDS encoding rhodanese-like domain-containing protein — MEAILPLGIGLLIGWFIIKKLLPVKGVQNISVQELQNRLKEKNVQWIDVRTPGEYRANHKKPFKNLPLSNLPKRTSELDRDKEVVIICQSGMRSMNAAKVLKKQGFSKITNVKGGMSAWS, encoded by the coding sequence ATGGAAGCTATCCTTCCTTTGGGAATTGGCCTGTTGATAGGTTGGTTTATTATTAAAAAGCTTTTACCAGTAAAAGGTGTTCAAAATATATCGGTTCAGGAATTACAGAATCGATTGAAAGAAAAAAATGTGCAATGGATTGATGTCCGCACCCCCGGTGAATATCGAGCGAATCATAAAAAGCCATTTAAAAATCTGCCTCTCTCCAATCTTCCAAAGCGGACGAGTGAATTGGACAGAGATAAAGAAGTCGTTATCATTTGCCAAAGCGGGATGAGAAGCATGAATGCAGCCAAAGTTTTGAAAAAGCAGGGTTTTTCAAAAATCACAAATGTAAAAGGCGGAATGAGTGCTTGGAGTTGA
- a CDS encoding polysaccharide deacetylase family protein — protein MKKSTLYLLILVIGFHMNIVSVYGNDHPRNYYEEQGKAIWDVPISSKYIAITFDDGPSSEYTPEILDILQEYNAKATFFVVGSRAQENPSIIKSMVKSGHELANHSFHHPDFTGITKEELIHEMDNTSEVLESLTGAPPRLFRPPGGVYNDIIVNTANEEGYMVVMWSWHQDTRDWKSPGVHNIVKTVLNNTRNGDIVLFHDFGGDRSQTVEALKQILPKLKKEGYQFVTVSELLQKHTKYNLLHGVNGVE, from the coding sequence TTGAAAAAATCCACCCTGTATCTTTTAATACTAGTCATTGGTTTTCACATGAACATTGTAAGCGTTTACGGGAATGATCATCCTAGAAATTATTATGAGGAGCAAGGGAAGGCGATTTGGGACGTACCCATTTCATCAAAGTATATAGCTATCACTTTTGATGATGGTCCAAGCTCAGAGTACACGCCGGAAATTTTGGATATTTTACAAGAGTATAACGCGAAAGCCACTTTTTTCGTAGTAGGGTCAAGAGCTCAGGAGAATCCGTCCATCATCAAGTCTATGGTGAAAAGTGGTCACGAGCTTGCCAACCACAGTTTTCACCACCCTGACTTTACAGGTATTACGAAAGAAGAGCTGATCCATGAGATGGACAACACCTCAGAAGTTCTTGAAAGCTTGACTGGAGCTCCGCCGAGGTTATTCCGTCCTCCTGGAGGCGTCTATAACGATATTATCGTCAATACGGCCAATGAAGAAGGTTATATGGTGGTCATGTGGTCCTGGCATCAAGATACGAGAGACTGGAAAAGTCCCGGCGTCCATAATATCGTAAAAACTGTTTTAAATAATACGAGGAATGGGGATATTGTTCTTTTTCACGACTTTGGAGGCGATCGTTCACAGACAGTTGAAGCATTGAAACAGATTCTCCCTAAACTGAAAAAGGAAGGCTATCAATTCGTTACCGTCTCGGAACTACTTCAAAAGCATACAAAATATAACCTCCTTCATGGAGTCAATGGCGTAGAATGA
- a CDS encoding ammonium transporter, with the protein MDATFLMNNLWIIVCTILVLLMQGGFILLEAGSTRMKNAGHIAGKTVFTVGIVSMVFWALGYGLIYGEGNGFIGFSNFFYGDATTMGEGLAGSTDFLFQLAFAAIAMTIAFGGFAERAKLVAYVIFAILFSILVYPVIAHWIWGGGWLGEHGKQDFAGSTVVHLTGAMAALAATIILKPRIGKYNKDGSSNEIAGHNQVFTALGVLLLWVGWFGFNAGSTFGVADAFFGYVALNTQLAAGAGAIGAMLMVWAVTGKADVPTTLNGALAGLVAITASCAFVEPWAAVLIGLIGGGIVFFSMRFFDKRRIDDPIFALSVHGVVGVWGTLSNGLFATPELASVGRPGLFYGGGLEQLWVQTLGVVSSGLYAFIVSFIILKIMDKAMGGLRVSEEEEIMGLDLSEHGGYGYPENLTPPQKKKSGA; encoded by the coding sequence ATGGACGCTACTTTTTTAATGAATAATCTTTGGATCATCGTCTGTACGATCCTGGTTTTATTGATGCAAGGGGGCTTCATACTACTAGAAGCTGGTTCGACACGAATGAAAAACGCAGGCCATATTGCAGGGAAGACGGTTTTCACTGTCGGTATTGTTTCCATGGTATTCTGGGCATTAGGATATGGACTGATTTATGGTGAGGGTAATGGATTTATTGGCTTTTCTAATTTCTTTTACGGGGATGCAACGACAATGGGGGAAGGCTTAGCTGGTTCCACAGACTTTTTGTTCCAGCTGGCTTTTGCAGCTATTGCAATGACGATTGCCTTCGGTGGCTTTGCTGAGAGGGCAAAACTTGTCGCTTACGTGATTTTCGCCATTTTATTCTCTATTCTTGTTTATCCTGTTATTGCTCACTGGATCTGGGGCGGCGGCTGGTTAGGTGAACACGGGAAACAGGACTTCGCTGGTTCAACAGTTGTCCACTTGACAGGTGCCATGGCTGCTTTAGCGGCCACAATTATTTTGAAGCCTCGTATTGGAAAATATAACAAAGATGGTTCTTCTAATGAAATTGCCGGACATAACCAGGTCTTTACAGCACTAGGTGTCCTCCTCTTGTGGGTTGGTTGGTTCGGATTTAATGCAGGAAGTACCTTTGGGGTAGCGGATGCATTCTTTGGTTACGTAGCCCTGAACACCCAGTTGGCAGCTGGTGCTGGTGCGATCGGCGCGATGCTGATGGTGTGGGCAGTGACTGGGAAAGCAGATGTACCGACAACATTGAATGGTGCTCTTGCAGGGCTTGTTGCGATTACAGCTTCTTGTGCTTTCGTTGAACCATGGGCAGCCGTTTTGATTGGCTTGATTGGTGGTGGAATCGTATTCTTCAGTATGCGTTTCTTTGATAAAAGGAGAATTGATGATCCCATTTTCGCTCTCTCTGTCCATGGTGTCGTAGGAGTGTGGGGAACGTTATCCAATGGACTGTTTGCAACACCAGAACTTGCTTCTGTGGGGCGCCCCGGTTTGTTTTACGGTGGTGGATTGGAGCAGCTATGGGTGCAGACGCTCGGAGTAGTTAGTAGTGGGTTGTATGCGTTCATCGTTTCATTCATCATTTTGAAAATCATGGATAAAGCAATGGGTGGTCTTCGTGTATCTGAAGAGGAAGAAATCATGGGTCTTGACTTAAGTGAACACGGCGGTTATGGATACCCGGAAAATTTAACGCCTCCACAAAAGAAAAAATCAGGGGCGTAA
- a CDS encoding DUF294 nucleotidyltransferase-like domain-containing protein: protein MFKTYEEIRVWREEMIESVSKDHFQLNAFHDQLIHHTFHLAKAKVEREQGPPPAPFAFFLMGSAGRYEQSLWSDQDHGILFDGNEEHQDYYLSLGEEIREGMAIVGYERCEGNVMASNPLWCQSVEMFTLQISKWLKEAEWQSLRHFLIFFDSRVLVGESELLLNVKETSFAVINEEPELLTRLMDNVNYVKKGVGVFGQLLPDYSGEKKGHFNLKQTVYFPYINALRILSLFQHVASSSTLSRFEELRSLYPSLSEYEKGFRQFLQQRLELKKNAENYQHVHVIKVEQLSKEEKQQLKKQVKRAQKLHQMAKTIIKEGRT from the coding sequence ATGTTTAAGACATATGAGGAAATCAGAGTATGGCGGGAAGAAATGATTGAATCAGTAAGCAAAGATCATTTCCAGTTGAACGCTTTTCATGACCAATTAATCCATCACACTTTCCATCTGGCAAAAGCAAAGGTTGAACGTGAGCAGGGGCCGCCTCCTGCTCCTTTTGCATTTTTTCTAATGGGGAGTGCCGGAAGATATGAGCAGTCATTATGGAGTGATCAAGATCACGGAATTTTGTTTGATGGGAATGAGGAGCATCAGGACTATTACTTATCACTGGGGGAAGAGATTAGAGAAGGAATGGCCATTGTTGGTTACGAACGGTGTGAGGGGAATGTGATGGCTTCCAACCCTTTGTGGTGTCAATCCGTGGAAATGTTCACGCTGCAAATCTCAAAGTGGTTGAAAGAAGCCGAGTGGCAGTCACTGCGGCATTTTCTTATTTTTTTCGACTCCAGAGTATTGGTGGGCGAATCAGAACTATTACTTAACGTCAAAGAAACTTCTTTTGCAGTGATTAATGAAGAACCTGAGCTTTTGACGAGGTTGATGGATAATGTCAATTACGTAAAAAAGGGCGTGGGGGTTTTCGGTCAATTGCTTCCAGATTACAGTGGAGAGAAAAAAGGTCATTTCAATCTGAAACAAACGGTCTATTTTCCATACATTAATGCTTTGAGGATCCTGTCTCTTTTTCAGCATGTCGCAAGTTCTTCAACGTTATCAAGATTTGAAGAGCTACGTTCACTCTATCCTTCTCTTTCTGAATATGAGAAGGGGTTCCGGCAATTTCTTCAGCAGCGGTTAGAACTGAAAAAAAATGCTGAAAATTATCAACATGTCCACGTCATTAAAGTGGAACAGTTATCGAAAGAGGAAAAACAGCAATTGAAAAAGCAAGTCAAAAGGGCTCAAAAACTACATCAAATGGCGAAAACCATCATTAAAGAGGGTCGAACATGA
- a CDS encoding exonuclease domain-containing protein, whose product MNPFVQFVKDLSGKLGGGLSSLNQNDPSNMAYLRNLEREMKNENTLDLPFEDLSITVFDLETTGFYPYSGDQILSIGAVKVKGDQIVDTQTFYTLVGTDAVPSNEVAALTGITKEMIEEAPPLRDALKSFYNYVKADVLVAHHANHEKQFMNHATWIALRKRFQHRIVDTAFLTRILQNEQALTTLDECCEHYGIDIKKRHHALYDSLATAELWVACINELKKEGITNLSEIYARIATME is encoded by the coding sequence ATGAACCCTTTTGTACAATTTGTGAAGGATTTGTCCGGAAAGCTCGGTGGTGGACTTTCTTCATTGAATCAGAATGATCCATCGAATATGGCCTATTTAAGGAATCTGGAAAGAGAGATGAAGAATGAGAACACTCTGGATCTTCCTTTTGAGGACTTGAGTATTACGGTTTTCGATTTGGAAACGACCGGCTTTTACCCATACAGTGGAGACCAGATTTTATCCATAGGTGCTGTGAAGGTTAAAGGCGATCAAATTGTCGATACCCAAACATTTTATACGTTGGTCGGAACAGATGCTGTGCCATCCAATGAGGTTGCAGCCTTAACGGGGATTACGAAGGAAATGATTGAAGAGGCACCACCCCTTCGCGATGCTTTGAAAAGCTTTTACAATTATGTAAAAGCGGATGTGCTTGTCGCGCATCATGCGAATCATGAAAAACAGTTCATGAATCATGCGACATGGATCGCTTTGAGAAAAAGGTTCCAGCATAGAATTGTGGATACAGCCTTTTTAACGAGGATTCTTCAAAATGAGCAAGCGCTCACGACGTTAGACGAATGTTGTGAGCATTATGGGATTGATATAAAAAAACGTCACCATGCGCTTTATGATAGTTTGGCAACCGCTGAATTATGGGTGGCCTGTATAAATGAATTAAAGAAAGAGGGAATAACAAACTTGAGCGAGATTTATGCACGAATTGCTACGATGGAGTGA
- a CDS encoding carbohydrate-binding protein → MYPYGPYHYGYGGPPDSYGNRGYPMEGNALYPYVPYPQGYYGQPAYQAYPYQGNRAFYQWRDNWKRWEDLGSPPRGFRGSPCVSSWQANRLDCFVRGSDNRLWHKWWDGSTWRDWEDLGAPRGGVRSSPGTVSWGPNRIDCFVRGTNDRMWHKWWDGSRWREWEDLGSPPPGFDGSPAVSSWERNRLDCFVQGDDNNLWHKWWDGARWREWENLGAPRGGVRSSPAAVSWGPNRIDCFVRGRNDGMWHKWWNGTRWSEWEDLGSPRGGFDGAPGVSSWAQNRLDCFVRGDNNQLWHKWWDGRRWRNWENLGAPRGGVRSSPSAVSWGRNRIDCFVRGANDHMWHKWYS, encoded by the coding sequence ATGTATCCATACGGACCTTATCATTATGGTTATGGGGGACCGCCGGATTCTTATGGGAATAGGGGTTACCCTATGGAAGGTAATGCCCTTTATCCATACGTACCTTATCCGCAGGGCTACTACGGGCAACCAGCTTACCAAGCTTATCCTTATCAGGGCAATCGGGCATTTTATCAATGGAGGGACAACTGGAAGAGATGGGAAGACCTCGGATCACCGCCAAGAGGATTTAGAGGATCACCATGTGTGTCCTCATGGCAGGCGAATCGGTTGGATTGCTTTGTCAGAGGAAGTGATAACCGTCTCTGGCACAAATGGTGGGATGGCTCAACATGGCGGGACTGGGAAGACTTAGGTGCCCCGCGTGGAGGGGTAAGAAGTTCACCTGGGACTGTTTCTTGGGGACCGAACCGAATTGATTGTTTCGTTAGAGGGACGAATGACCGAATGTGGCATAAATGGTGGGACGGTTCCAGATGGAGGGAGTGGGAAGATCTAGGTTCGCCACCTCCTGGGTTTGATGGATCTCCAGCTGTATCCTCCTGGGAGAGGAATCGCTTGGACTGTTTCGTCCAAGGAGACGACAACAATCTTTGGCATAAATGGTGGGACGGTGCCCGGTGGCGAGAGTGGGAAAACCTCGGTGCGCCAAGAGGGGGTGTCCGGAGTTCTCCGGCAGCTGTATCCTGGGGGCCGAATCGGATTGATTGCTTTGTCCGTGGAAGAAATGATGGCATGTGGCACAAGTGGTGGAACGGAACGCGCTGGAGTGAGTGGGAGGATTTGGGATCACCAAGAGGTGGATTTGATGGTGCCCCTGGTGTTTCCTCCTGGGCGCAAAACCGGCTGGATTGTTTTGTCAGAGGTGATAATAATCAGCTCTGGCATAAATGGTGGGACGGTCGGCGTTGGAGAAATTGGGAGAACCTTGGCGCACCAAGAGGTGGCGTACGTTCCTCGCCGTCTGCTGTATCATGGGGAAGAAACCGGATTGATTGCTTCGTGCGCGGGGCGAATGATCATATGTGGCACAAGTGGTATTCATAA
- a CDS encoding HIT family protein, translating to MRTITLANGDTVEVDCLSCALTSGKIEPEGGVIAETAHFHAHQDVAYPIRGLVIVASKRHIKGLDELTEEEQHDYITFITKIRKAQRAVLGIENVYYFYNEDTTHHFHLWMVPRYDWMYEFGRSVESVRPVLLHARNNVTDHVEVLEGIHLLTKVLNE from the coding sequence ATGCGTACGATTACATTAGCGAATGGAGACACGGTGGAAGTAGACTGCCTCAGTTGTGCTTTGACCAGCGGCAAAATCGAACCTGAAGGGGGAGTTATTGCAGAAACAGCGCATTTCCACGCCCATCAGGATGTCGCTTATCCAATCAGAGGGCTGGTCATTGTAGCTTCCAAAAGGCACATCAAAGGACTTGATGAGTTGACGGAAGAAGAACAACACGATTACATCACATTCATCACGAAGATCAGAAAGGCGCAAAGGGCAGTGTTAGGGATTGAGAATGTGTATTATTTCTATAATGAGGACACGACCCACCACTTCCATTTATGGATGGTGCCCCGTTACGACTGGATGTATGAATTTGGGCGTTCGGTGGAATCGGTCCGTCCCGTTTTGCTTCATGCTAGGAATAACGTCACAGATCATGTAGAAGTGTTGGAAGGCATTCACTTGTTAACGAAGGTGCTGAATGAATAG